GGCGTGCAGCCTAAGTTGTTCGAACTGACTGCAAACGCCAGGGTCGGTACACCTTGGGGCGAAGGCGACAACTGGTCCTACGAACCGCTGGACGAGAAGGGCACCATTGGATTCCTCTACTTCAGTCCTCGAAAGGAAAGGGACTGGTTGTCCCTCACTGACGGGGCGACACGGTCCTTGGGACTGGAAATGGCCCTAATTCGAGGCGACCTGGATCCTGAATGGGGCGTTGATGTCCGAATATTCGTCAACCTGTCCATTGCCCAAGAGATTAGCCAGTTTCTCCTCATTAATGACTACCAGAAGAAAGTCCGCACTGACCTTGGACTCCGTGTAGTTCAAAGGCTTCTTGATGAAGGAGGCCTGACCACCCCTGAGAAGAAACTACTGCAGACTGTAGTGCCAGACACAGACTCATGGAAATTTGCGGCTAGCCGCATCACCAACGAAATGAACACAGCCGCGGATTCACCCTGGCGCAATCGGATCCAAATGCCCAGTGACCCGCCCCGAAGCACCACACTCCAAGCATATTTCACCAGCTTGGAGTACATCCTGAAGGACGAAGATATCAACGTCCTAGTGGAGCAGATGGTCAACACCGGAGAGGTCGAGACTGACAGCACCGAATTAGTTATCAGGGTGCTCAAGAACTTCTGGAACGCTGTGACTAAGGTCAATCCCAGAGCGCACCAAGAACCAGAGACCAACGTGCTTTGGGCACCGATTGGGTCGTCGGCATGCCACATTGCGCTAGCTTCAGTTCTAAAGACACTCTTGGAGAGTCCTGAGCCGAATCTGACAACCGAGCGGTTCGTGGACATGCTAGATGGAACCCTCGTGGCCAACT
The DNA window shown above is from Chloroflexota bacterium and carries:
- a CDS encoding DGQHR domain-containing protein — translated: MTERRLLAKRNGDGSFTVSYAVGELVEDSFVDFYNEQTGSGFQRNETNRQTRGRQVAEYIRRCVKDGVQPKLFELTANARVGTPWGEGDNWSYEPLDEKGTIGFLYFSPRKERDWLSLTDGATRSLGLEMALIRGDLDPEWGVDVRIFVNLSIAQEISQFLLINDYQKKVRTDLGLRVVQRLLDEGGLTTPEKKLLQTVVPDTDSWKFAASRITNEMNTAADSPWRNRIQMPSDPPRSTTLQAYFTSLEYILKDEDINVLVEQMVNTGEVETDSTELVIRVLKNFWNAVTKVNPRAHQEPETNVLWAPIGSSACHIALASVLKTLLESPEPNLTTERFVDMLDGTLVANYDYWYTKKGKLPDDKYPKEKGDATMMTGASNYKRLARDLEQEWRSSLHTRHSQRRVLL